Proteins from a single region of Streptomyces sp. TN58:
- a CDS encoding STAS domain-containing protein — translation MAEHPDRETGAKTGAEPVVEIVGRVVAVRPAGEIDIVTAPFLTRALTRALAHVDAAQADRIVTDCSRVTFCDSSGLNALLAARLRAVEAGTAIHLADPAPQLQRLLQMTGAAPLFPREDGPPARPA, via the coding sequence ATGGCCGAACACCCCGACCGGGAGACCGGCGCGAAGACCGGTGCAGAGCCCGTCGTCGAGATCGTCGGCCGCGTGGTCGCGGTCCGGCCCGCAGGCGAGATCGACATCGTCACCGCCCCGTTCCTGACCCGCGCCCTGACCCGGGCCCTCGCCCACGTCGACGCCGCGCAGGCCGACCGCATCGTCACCGACTGCAGCCGGGTCACCTTCTGCGACTCCTCCGGACTCAACGCGCTGCTCGCCGCACGGCTGCGGGCGGTCGAGGCCGGCACCGCGATCCACCTGGCGGATCCGGCACCCCAGCTCCAGCGCCTGCTGCAGATGACCGGCGCGGCACCCCTGTTCCCCCGGGAGGACGGACCGCCCGCCCGGCCCGCTTGA
- a CDS encoding rhomboid-like protein produces MNLPSPPGPPGRVFRALWGYPRRAPLTFGYVCLLLATHVWVGRGLSADRAAGVLGYVSTSPDNLRDHPLAALAGSALFFDGTLTDVASTGFVGTLITLGLGVCCFLAWAEYRWGAPRAMAVFLGGHVAATLLTAVVIAVALRQGWYPPAVRQGLDFGVSYGAQAVLAVGTLALPRWGRPPWAVFVLGWPLGGAEWVAGPLPDFTTVGHLLAAGLGFGLAAVPAFRRRRVRAGGGGGGGGGGCPAARGAGPRAGRAPRPASQAAAGAEGPPPGG; encoded by the coding sequence ATGAACCTGCCGTCGCCGCCGGGTCCCCCTGGGCGGGTGTTCCGCGCCCTGTGGGGGTACCCGCGCCGTGCGCCCCTGACCTTCGGCTACGTCTGTCTGCTGCTGGCCACCCATGTCTGGGTCGGCCGCGGGCTGTCCGCGGACCGGGCGGCCGGGGTGCTGGGCTACGTCAGCACCAGTCCGGACAACCTGCGTGATCATCCGCTGGCCGCGCTGGCGGGCAGTGCGCTGTTCTTCGACGGCACGCTCACGGACGTCGCCTCGACCGGGTTCGTGGGCACGTTGATCACGTTGGGGCTGGGGGTGTGCTGCTTCCTGGCCTGGGCGGAGTACCGGTGGGGAGCGCCGCGGGCGATGGCGGTGTTCCTCGGGGGGCATGTCGCGGCCACCCTGCTCACCGCGGTCGTCATCGCCGTCGCGCTGCGGCAGGGCTGGTATCCGCCGGCCGTGCGGCAGGGCCTGGACTTCGGTGTCAGCTACGGGGCGCAGGCGGTGCTGGCGGTCGGCACGCTCGCCCTGCCGCGGTGGGGGCGGCCGCCGTGGGCGGTCTTCGTTCTCGGATGGCCGCTGGGGGGTGCCGAGTGGGTGGCCGGGCCGTTGCCGGACTTCACCACGGTCGGTCATCTCCTGGCGGCGGGCCTGGGCTTCGGGCTGGCGGCCGTCCCGGCTTTCAGGCGCCGGCGGGTCCGCGCCGGGGGCGGTGGGGGCGGTGGGGGCGGTGGGTGTCCTGCTGCGCGCGGCGCCGGGCCGCGGGCGGGCCGTGCCCCGCGGCCGGCGTCGCAGGCGGCGGCTGGGGCGGAGGGGCCCCCGCCGGGTGGGTGA
- a CDS encoding Hsp20/alpha crystallin family protein produces the protein MLMRTDPFREMDRIVQQLSGASGTWSKPSVMPMDAYREDDVYVIAFDLPGVSTEAIDIDVERNMLTVKAERRPVAKGDTVQMELSERPLGVFSRQLMLADTLDTERIEADYDAGVLTLRIPIAERAKPRKIAIGGESGRKQISG, from the coding sequence ATGTTGATGCGCACCGACCCGTTCCGCGAGATGGACCGCATCGTCCAGCAGCTCTCGGGAGCGTCCGGGACCTGGTCGAAGCCGTCCGTCATGCCGATGGACGCCTACCGCGAGGACGACGTGTACGTGATCGCCTTCGACCTGCCCGGAGTGAGCACCGAGGCGATCGACATCGACGTCGAGCGGAACATGCTGACCGTCAAGGCGGAGCGCCGTCCCGTAGCCAAGGGCGACACCGTGCAGATGGAGCTCTCCGAGCGGCCCCTGGGCGTCTTCTCCCGCCAGCTGATGCTGGCCGACACCCTCGACACCGAGCGCATCGAAGCCGACTACGACGCGGGTGTCCTGACCCTGCGGATCCCGATCGCCGAGCGTGCCAAGCCCCGGAAGATCGCCATCGGCGGCGAGTCCGGCCGCAAGCAGATCTCCGGCTGA
- a CDS encoding DUF2267 domain-containing protein — protein sequence MPMRPDAFLDHVRESGEYPTRAEAERAARVVLALLGAHLVGTVRAELAARLPETYALILLNPLQAAEPLSPERFVRATAAWIEGATEKTALWDIGAVLSTVADAAGDTLTREILLQLPVGYDVLFGHPRPT from the coding sequence ATGCCGATGCGTCCGGACGCGTTCTTGGACCACGTCCGCGAAAGCGGCGAGTACCCCACCCGGGCCGAAGCCGAACGCGCGGCCCGCGTCGTCCTGGCCCTGCTCGGCGCCCACCTGGTGGGCACCGTACGAGCCGAGCTGGCCGCCAGGCTCCCCGAGACCTACGCCCTGATCCTGCTGAACCCGCTGCAGGCCGCCGAACCCCTCTCCCCGGAGCGCTTCGTCCGCGCGACCGCGGCCTGGATCGAAGGCGCCACCGAGAAGACCGCCCTGTGGGACATCGGCGCGGTCCTGTCCACCGTCGCCGACGCGGCCGGCGACACCCTCACCCGCGAGATCCTGCTCCAGCTCCCGGTCGGCTACGACGTCCTCTTCGGCCACCCCCGGCCCACCTGA
- a CDS encoding transglycosylase SLT domain-containing protein: MPRPPLSPVEGISVSNTVIRRIAASKKALAGTVVALGVAGSMLAAVPAQAAPTSAKAIAQQMIKDPAQFAAFNNIVSRESGWNHTATNASSGAYGLVQALPASKMASAGADWKTNPATQIKWGLDYMNERYGSPVGAWNFWQTHHWY, translated from the coding sequence ATGCCGCGACCGCCCTTGTCCCCTGTGGAAGGTATCTCCGTGTCCAACACCGTCATCCGCCGCATCGCCGCCTCCAAGAAGGCCCTCGCGGGCACCGTCGTCGCCCTCGGTGTCGCCGGTTCCATGCTCGCCGCGGTTCCCGCCCAGGCGGCCCCGACGAGCGCCAAGGCGATCGCCCAGCAGATGATCAAGGACCCGGCGCAGTTCGCGGCCTTCAACAACATCGTTTCCCGCGAGAGCGGCTGGAACCACACCGCCACGAACGCCTCCTCCGGCGCGTACGGCCTGGTCCAGGCCCTGCCGGCCTCGAAGATGGCCTCCGCGGGCGCCGACTGGAAGACCAACCCGGCCACCCAGATCAAGTGGGGCCTGGACTACATGAACGAGCGCTACGGCAGCCCCGTCGGCGCCTGGAACTTCTGGCAGACCCACCACTGGTACTGA
- a CDS encoding deoxynucleoside kinase gives MAVICVGGMIGIGKTSVAELLAKELGSEVFYESVDDNPILPLFYTASPEEIQARRYPFLLQLYFLQTRFAAIKEAYKQGDNVLDRSIYEDWYFAKVNHGLGRISSLEMQVYEGLLGEMMREIDGLPYRKAPDLMVYLKADFETVLHRIGLRGRDFEQDESLVEYYRTLWSGYDDWVHRHYSASEVLVVDMNRTDVVHNPDDAARVAQDVKNALAAVRRGAAAGV, from the coding sequence ATGGCAGTGATCTGCGTCGGAGGCATGATCGGCATCGGGAAGACGAGCGTGGCCGAGCTGCTCGCCAAGGAGCTGGGCAGCGAGGTCTTCTACGAGAGCGTGGACGACAATCCGATCCTTCCGCTCTTCTACACGGCGAGCCCCGAGGAGATCCAGGCCAGGCGCTACCCCTTCCTGCTCCAGCTCTACTTCCTGCAGACGCGGTTCGCCGCGATCAAGGAGGCCTACAAGCAGGGCGACAACGTCCTGGACCGCTCCATCTACGAGGACTGGTACTTCGCCAAGGTCAACCACGGCCTGGGCCGGATCAGCTCCCTGGAGATGCAGGTCTACGAGGGGCTGCTCGGGGAGATGATGCGCGAGATCGACGGCCTGCCGTACCGCAAGGCGCCCGACCTGATGGTCTACCTCAAGGCGGACTTCGAGACGGTGCTGCACCGGATCGGCCTGCGGGGCCGTGATTTCGAGCAGGACGAGAGCCTCGTGGAGTACTACCGGACGCTGTGGTCCGGCTACGACGACTGGGTGCACAGGCACTACTCGGCCAGCGAGGTCCTCGTCGTCGACATGAACCGCACCGATGTGGTGCACAACCCCGACGACGCGGCCCGCGTGGCGCAGGACGTCAAGAACGCCCTGGCCGCGGTCCGGCGGGGGGCGGCGGCCGGGGTCTGA
- a CDS encoding YqjF family protein encodes MDRPLLTQSWLDLTFVHWPADPADVAPLLPAGTAPDTLDGVTYVGLVAFRMHRVGWLRLPGIPYLGSFPETNVRLYSIDGHGRRGVVFRSLDASRLIPVLAARTVFRLPYQWSRMSVRRDGPTLTYTSRRHWPGPRGAHSTLTVRTGPPLTQPTALEHFLTARWALHSDFRGRLLYLPNSHPRWPLHHAELLRCDEDLTVAAGLPAPAGPPASVLYSPGVPVRFTRPTG; translated from the coding sequence GTGGACCGGCCCCTGCTCACGCAGTCCTGGCTCGACCTGACCTTCGTGCACTGGCCCGCCGACCCCGCCGACGTCGCCCCGCTGCTGCCGGCCGGCACCGCCCCCGACACCCTGGACGGCGTCACCTACGTCGGCCTCGTGGCGTTCCGCATGCACCGCGTCGGATGGCTCCGCCTCCCCGGCATCCCCTACCTGGGCTCCTTCCCCGAGACCAACGTCCGCCTCTACTCCATCGACGGCCACGGCCGCCGCGGCGTGGTCTTCCGCTCCCTCGACGCCTCCCGCCTGATCCCCGTCCTCGCCGCCCGGACCGTCTTCCGCCTCCCGTACCAGTGGTCGCGGATGTCCGTCCGCCGCGACGGCCCCACCCTCACCTACACCAGCCGACGGCACTGGCCCGGACCGCGCGGCGCGCACAGCACCCTCACCGTACGGACCGGGCCACCCCTCACACAGCCGACCGCCCTGGAACATTTCCTGACCGCCCGCTGGGCCCTGCACAGCGACTTCCGCGGCCGACTGCTGTACCTGCCCAACAGCCACCCCCGCTGGCCGCTGCACCACGCCGAACTCCTGCGCTGCGACGAGGACCTGACGGTTGCGGCCGGCCTGCCCGCCCCCGCCGGCCCCCCGGCCAGCGTGCTGTACTCCCCGGGCGTCCCGGTACGGTTCACCCGCCCCACAGGCTGA
- a CDS encoding DUF3253 domain-containing protein: MTGGNRQTDRQTDRQLERAILELLRRRAPTATICPSDAARAVYEGDGDGWRALMEPARRAARRLVAAGKVEITQGGRRVDPAKARGPIRIRRTP; this comes from the coding sequence GTGACGGGCGGCAACCGGCAGACGGACCGGCAGACGGACCGGCAGCTGGAGCGGGCCATCCTCGAACTCCTCCGGCGCAGGGCCCCGACCGCGACGATCTGCCCCTCCGACGCCGCGCGGGCCGTGTACGAGGGGGACGGCGACGGCTGGCGCGCGCTCATGGAGCCGGCCCGCCGCGCGGCCCGGCGGCTGGTCGCCGCAGGGAAGGTCGAGATCACCCAGGGCGGCCGCCGAGTCGATCCGGCGAAGGCCCGCGGCCCGATCCGTATCCGCCGCACCCCCTGA
- the puuE gene encoding allantoinase PuuE encodes MSELQRDLVGYGAEPPHAAWPGGARVAVSLVLNYEEGGEQNVLEGDAASEGYLHEIVGAPPVRGGRDLNAESMFAYGARAGFWRIHRTLAAYGAPLTVFAVGQALERNPQAARAMGAAGWEVAGHGRRWIDYRQVPEEVERADIAETAAVIGRLVGRRPVGWYTGRTSANTRRLVAGGGFLYDSDDYSDDLPFYAETGGRPHLVVPYSLDANDFKFLIVHGFTTADDMLAYLVDTFETLWAEGGERPRMMSVGMHCRIIGRPGRIRALDGFLRHLEQRGGAWLATREEIARHWLSAHPPVR; translated from the coding sequence GTGTCCGAGCTGCAGCGTGACCTGGTGGGGTACGGGGCCGAGCCGCCGCACGCCGCGTGGCCGGGGGGTGCCCGTGTCGCGGTGAGTCTGGTGCTGAACTACGAGGAGGGCGGGGAGCAGAACGTCCTGGAGGGGGATGCGGCGTCGGAGGGGTACCTCCATGAGATCGTCGGTGCGCCGCCCGTGAGGGGCGGGCGGGACCTGAACGCGGAGTCGATGTTCGCCTACGGTGCGCGTGCCGGTTTCTGGCGGATCCACCGCACGCTGGCGGCGTACGGCGCGCCGCTGACCGTCTTCGCCGTGGGGCAGGCGTTGGAGCGCAACCCGCAGGCGGCGCGTGCGATGGGCGCGGCGGGCTGGGAGGTGGCGGGCCACGGCCGGCGGTGGATCGACTACCGGCAGGTGCCCGAGGAGGTGGAGCGGGCCGACATCGCGGAGACGGCGGCGGTGATCGGGCGGCTGGTGGGGCGCCGGCCGGTGGGCTGGTACACCGGGCGGACCAGTGCGAACACGCGGCGCCTGGTGGCCGGGGGCGGTTTCCTCTATGACAGCGACGACTACTCCGACGATCTGCCGTTCTATGCCGAGACGGGTGGGCGCCCGCACCTGGTGGTGCCGTACAGCCTGGACGCGAACGATTTCAAGTTCCTGATCGTCCACGGCTTCACGACCGCCGACGACATGCTCGCCTATCTCGTCGACACCTTCGAGACGCTGTGGGCCGAGGGCGGGGAGCGGCCGCGGATGATGAGTGTGGGCATGCACTGCCGGATCATCGGGCGGCCGGGGCGCATCCGTGCGCTGGACGGCTTCCTGAGACACCTTGAACAGCGGGGCGGGGCGTGGCTGGCGACGCGGGAGGAGATCGCCCGGCACTGGCTGTCGGCGCACCCGCCGGTGCGGTGA
- a CDS encoding MsnO8 family LLM class oxidoreductase, with translation MLDIPLSALEVAMVQTGTRAVDTLRDTAAFAQGMERLGYRRLWYAEHHHSPAIGAFPPVVLTAHAAASTSVIRLGSGGVLAPNHAPLTVAEQFGTLAALHEDRIDLGIGRGPGTFDEAIARALRRGAGPATDAEYRRDVAAVLSFLVEEVALGPLPEPWLLVSSAAGAALAAALGLPVAVAHHIRPDNTLAVVEGYRAAFTASRWCERPRVMLCVETVCAPTREEAVWRAGPMNVVKAGLLKGLSQVPFPTPAQAAAHPFTGQERQALDGFRAQQAVGAPEAVVERLARLAGETGAQELMLATPVYDLGARIASYELVRKYWGAAGSS, from the coding sequence ATGCTCGACATACCTCTTTCAGCGTTGGAAGTCGCGATGGTGCAGACGGGTACCCGCGCCGTGGACACCCTGCGGGACACCGCCGCCTTCGCACAGGGAATGGAACGGCTGGGCTACCGCCGCCTGTGGTACGCGGAGCACCACCACTCCCCCGCGATCGGTGCGTTCCCGCCGGTCGTGCTGACGGCGCATGCCGCCGCCTCGACCTCGGTGATCCGCCTGGGGTCGGGTGGGGTGCTGGCTCCCAACCACGCGCCCCTGACGGTGGCGGAGCAGTTCGGGACGCTGGCCGCGCTGCACGAGGACCGTATCGATCTGGGTATCGGCCGCGGTCCGGGGACGTTCGACGAGGCCATCGCGCGGGCGCTGCGGCGCGGGGCCGGGCCGGCGACGGATGCGGAGTACCGCCGGGACGTGGCCGCTGTCCTGTCGTTCTTGGTGGAGGAGGTCGCGCTCGGTCCGCTGCCGGAGCCGTGGCTGCTGGTCTCCAGTGCCGCGGGGGCCGCTCTGGCCGCGGCGCTGGGCCTGCCGGTCGCGGTCGCGCACCACATCCGGCCGGACAACACCCTTGCCGTGGTGGAGGGTTACCGGGCGGCGTTCACCGCGTCCCGCTGGTGCGAGCGGCCCCGGGTGATGCTGTGCGTGGAGACGGTGTGCGCGCCGACGCGGGAGGAGGCCGTGTGGCGGGCGGGTCCGATGAACGTGGTCAAGGCCGGTCTGCTGAAGGGGCTGAGCCAGGTGCCGTTCCCCACGCCCGCGCAGGCGGCCGCCCATCCCTTCACCGGGCAGGAGCGGCAGGCGCTGGACGGTTTCCGTGCGCAGCAGGCGGTCGGGGCGCCGGAGGCGGTGGTGGAGCGGCTGGCGCGGCTGGCCGGGGAGACCGGGGCGCAGGAGCTGATGCTGGCCACGCCCGTCTACGACCTGGGTGCGCGTATCGCTTCCTATGAGCTGGTGAGGAAGTACTGGGGGGCGGCGGGGTCGTCGTAG
- a CDS encoding ferritin-like domain-containing protein, translated as MIKTGYGAWVREFEAERERRAALGDPEWGQGARLSPEIVRSIQKFQVGEDGDGSALCGKADRAGDPLYGEAVRLFVAEEQNHARMLKLLLAAAGAATLEGHWSDAAFVRVRRLLGLRVELLVLMVAEAVALGYYRALRDGTADALVREVAGRILADEERHVPFHCMRLREGLAALPRPARQAVTAGWCGLLAGAAALVAVDHGPALRELGVGRGAFVAQTLRRSGRMARAMAGGPVPAPAGAGAQV; from the coding sequence ATGATCAAAACTGGGTACGGGGCATGGGTGCGCGAGTTCGAGGCCGAGCGGGAGCGGCGGGCCGCGCTGGGCGATCCCGAGTGGGGCCAGGGCGCGCGCCTGTCCCCCGAGATCGTGCGCAGCATCCAGAAGTTTCAGGTCGGGGAGGACGGTGACGGCTCCGCGCTGTGCGGCAAGGCCGATCGCGCGGGGGATCCGCTCTACGGTGAGGCGGTGCGGCTCTTCGTCGCCGAGGAGCAGAACCACGCGCGGATGCTGAAGCTGCTGCTGGCGGCGGCCGGGGCCGCGACCCTGGAGGGGCACTGGAGCGACGCGGCCTTCGTCCGGGTGCGGCGGCTGCTCGGGCTGCGGGTGGAGCTGCTGGTGCTGATGGTCGCCGAGGCGGTGGCGCTGGGGTACTACCGGGCCCTGCGCGACGGGACCGCCGACGCTCTGGTCCGCGAGGTCGCGGGGCGGATCCTGGCGGACGAGGAGCGGCACGTCCCGTTCCACTGCATGCGGCTGCGGGAGGGCCTGGCCGCGCTGCCGCGGCCCGCCCGGCAGGCCGTGACGGCCGGGTGGTGCGGGCTGCTGGCGGGCGCCGCCGCCCTGGTCGCGGTGGACCACGGCCCGGCCCTGCGGGAGCTGGGGGTGGGCCGCGGCGCGTTCGTCGCGCAGACCCTGCGCCGCTCGGGCCGGATGGCCCGTGCGATGGCGGGCGGCCCGGTTCCGGCGCCGGCCGGCGCGGGCGCGCAGGTCTGA
- a CDS encoding C40 family peptidase yields MTMRTAAPAAMAALTLLTAWAGAHSATAAPTAPAAPTTAKAAKAAKAAGTCAVLAPGASAVAEKAVAAACEQIGVWYTWGGGHGPQPGPTYGQVDPSDPDSAHDPERLGFDCSGLVRYAYARAAGGDPLTGNAYHQFHSPQVRQRFTAAQATGPLLPGDLLAWGSGGAVHHIAIYLGAGKMVEARESGTRITVSDVRLGGDYAGAVRIAPPAAAPGTFSTWGTDVWTHQEPSTTSPRVHRFPGPTTVRIECQKHAEPVTAEGYTNDAWSYLPEYGAWITNIYIKGAAWLDGVRTCP; encoded by the coding sequence ATGACGATGCGTACAGCGGCACCGGCGGCGATGGCCGCGCTCACCCTCCTGACCGCGTGGGCGGGCGCCCACAGCGCCACCGCGGCCCCGACCGCCCCGGCGGCCCCGACGACGGCGAAGGCGGCGAAGGCGGCGAAGGCGGCCGGCACCTGCGCCGTCCTCGCCCCCGGAGCCTCCGCGGTGGCCGAGAAGGCCGTGGCGGCCGCGTGCGAACAGATCGGCGTCTGGTACACCTGGGGCGGCGGCCACGGACCACAGCCCGGACCGACCTACGGACAGGTCGACCCCAGCGACCCCGACAGCGCCCACGACCCCGAACGGCTCGGCTTCGACTGCTCGGGACTGGTCCGCTACGCCTACGCCCGCGCGGCCGGCGGCGACCCGCTGACCGGCAACGCCTACCACCAGTTCCACTCGCCGCAGGTGCGGCAGCGCTTCACCGCCGCCCAGGCGACCGGCCCGCTGCTCCCGGGCGACCTCCTGGCCTGGGGCTCCGGGGGCGCCGTCCACCACATCGCGATCTACCTGGGCGCGGGAAAGATGGTCGAGGCCCGCGAATCGGGCACCCGGATCACCGTCAGCGACGTACGCCTGGGCGGCGACTACGCCGGAGCGGTCCGCATCGCCCCGCCGGCGGCCGCACCCGGCACGTTCAGCACCTGGGGCACGGACGTGTGGACCCACCAGGAACCGTCCACCACCAGCCCGCGGGTACACCGGTTCCCCGGCCCGACCACGGTGCGCATCGAGTGCCAGAAGCACGCCGAACCGGTGACCGCCGAGGGCTACACCAACGACGCCTGGTCCTACCTGCCCGAGTACGGGGCCTGGATCACCAACATCTACATCAAGGGCGCGGCCTGGCTGGACGGCGTACGCACCTGCCCCTGA
- a CDS encoding amino acid permease, which translates to MARLGTGQGVLRRKPIEHIEEPEGALSEQLTRTLGLWQLTAIGVGGIIGAGIFTLAGTVANGVAGPAVLVSFLIAGVASAAAAFSYAEFAGLIPKAGSAYTYGYAVLGELVGWFIGWDLLLEYTAIVAVVAIGISGYFNFLLVETGAALPTWMLGAPGTGEGHRFDLIAAVLCLFTAYLLNLGIKSAARFETVVVVLKVLVVLLVIVVGFFHIDTSNYTPFFPYGVGGAFTGAATVFFAVFGYDAMSTAAEESKDAQRHMPRAILYSLAIAMALYVLACLVLTGMQNYTEIDPESGFSTAFKAVGLDALANVIAVGAIIGILTVMFTFMLGVTRVWFSMSRDGLLPRWFAKTHPTRHVPTRVTWIVGVASAAIAGLVPIGEAAELTNIGILLAFAVVCTAVIVLRYRRPDLPRTFRTPLMPFTPAIGVVASVWLITYLRVETWIRFALWFLLGLVIYFGYSYRHSKLAGAAPEEPAGRAGTGS; encoded by the coding sequence ATGGCCAGGTTGGGCACGGGGCAAGGAGTGCTGCGCCGCAAACCGATCGAGCACATCGAGGAACCGGAAGGGGCCCTCAGCGAGCAGCTCACGCGCACTCTGGGCCTGTGGCAGCTCACCGCGATCGGGGTCGGCGGCATCATCGGCGCCGGGATCTTCACCCTGGCGGGGACGGTCGCCAACGGTGTCGCGGGCCCGGCCGTGCTGGTCTCCTTCCTGATCGCCGGTGTGGCCAGCGCCGCGGCGGCGTTCTCCTACGCGGAGTTCGCCGGGCTGATCCCGAAGGCCGGTTCCGCCTACACCTACGGGTACGCCGTCCTGGGCGAGCTGGTGGGCTGGTTCATCGGGTGGGACCTGCTGCTGGAGTACACCGCCATCGTGGCGGTCGTCGCCATCGGGATCTCGGGCTACTTCAACTTCCTGCTGGTGGAGACGGGCGCGGCGCTGCCGACCTGGATGCTGGGGGCGCCGGGGACCGGTGAGGGCCACCGCTTCGACCTGATCGCCGCCGTCCTGTGCCTGTTCACCGCGTACCTGCTGAATCTGGGGATCAAGAGCGCCGCGCGGTTCGAGACGGTGGTGGTCGTCTTGAAGGTGCTGGTGGTCCTCCTGGTCATCGTCGTGGGCTTCTTCCACATCGACACCTCCAACTACACGCCCTTCTTCCCCTACGGGGTGGGGGGTGCGTTCACCGGTGCGGCGACGGTCTTCTTCGCGGTCTTCGGCTACGACGCGATGAGCACGGCGGCGGAGGAGTCCAAGGACGCCCAGCGCCACATGCCGCGGGCGATCCTGTACTCCCTGGCGATCGCCATGGCCCTGTACGTGCTCGCCTGCCTGGTCCTGACGGGTATGCAGAACTACACGGAGATCGACCCGGAGAGCGGTTTCTCCACCGCGTTCAAGGCGGTCGGGCTGGACGCGCTCGCGAACGTCATCGCGGTCGGGGCGATCATCGGCATCCTCACGGTGATGTTCACGTTCATGCTGGGTGTGACGCGGGTGTGGTTCTCCATGAGCCGCGACGGGCTGCTGCCGCGCTGGTTCGCCAAGACGCATCCGACCCGGCACGTGCCGACCCGGGTGACGTGGATCGTCGGTGTGGCGTCCGCGGCCATCGCCGGCCTCGTCCCGATCGGGGAGGCGGCGGAGCTGACGAACATCGGCATCCTGCTCGCCTTCGCCGTCGTGTGTACGGCGGTCATCGTGCTGCGCTACCGGCGCCCCGACCTGCCGCGTACCTTCCGCACCCCGCTCATGCCGTTCACCCCGGCCATCGGTGTGGTCGCCTCCGTCTGGCTCATCACCTACCTGCGGGTGGAGACGTGGATCCGCTTCGCGCTGTGGTTCCTGCTCGGGCTGGTCATCTACTTCGGCTACTCCTACCGCCACTCCAAGCTGGCCGGCGCCGCCCCGGAGGAGCCGGCGGGCCGGGCGGGGACGGGGAGCTGA
- a CDS encoding HSP18 transcriptional regulator, which produces MNETSPPVPPVRAPDAAAALQAIHRAVEDAHRASGGAEADTADTAGAAAGAAAGGGGPEQALEALRRLREVRERITGWESVLIETARGQGVSWAELAGPLGVASRQAAERRYLRLRPGAAGSTGEQRVQATRDARAADRSVTAWARDNAADLRRLAGQVTSLTGLPPGAEGAVGELNLALGGDDAARLVGPLAGTRPHLGPGDAELADRIDAMTRHADRLRRDSNDQRNS; this is translated from the coding sequence GTGAACGAGACTTCTCCCCCCGTCCCACCGGTCCGCGCCCCGGACGCCGCCGCGGCGCTGCAGGCCATCCACCGGGCCGTCGAGGACGCGCACCGCGCCTCCGGCGGCGCGGAGGCGGACACGGCGGACACGGCGGGCGCGGCGGCGGGCGCGGCGGCGGGGGGCGGCGGTCCGGAGCAGGCCCTGGAGGCCCTGCGCAGGCTCCGCGAGGTCCGTGAGCGGATCACCGGCTGGGAGAGCGTCCTGATCGAAACGGCCCGCGGCCAGGGCGTCAGCTGGGCGGAGCTCGCCGGGCCCCTGGGGGTCGCGAGCCGCCAGGCGGCCGAGCGCCGCTACCTGCGGCTGCGTCCCGGCGCCGCCGGGAGCACCGGCGAACAGCGGGTGCAGGCCACCCGTGACGCGCGGGCCGCCGACCGCAGCGTCACCGCCTGGGCCCGCGACAACGCGGCCGACCTGCGCCGCCTGGCGGGCCAGGTCACCTCGCTCACCGGCCTCCCGCCGGGCGCCGAGGGGGCCGTCGGCGAACTCAACCTGGCCCTGGGCGGCGACGACGCCGCCCGCCTGGTGGGCCCGCTGGCCGGCACCCGGCCCCATCTGGGGCCCGGCGACGCCGAACTGGCCGACCGTATCGACGCCATGACCCGCCACGCCGACCGGCTCCGCCGCGACAGCAACGACCAGCGCAACTCCTGA
- a CDS encoding DUF2267 domain-containing protein: MYDQPRPNQAPPAMTFDRMLERVRYEGAYPTAERAEEAVRAVLAALGRQVTGDERVDLAQALPVEAALALTAQIPGVEQLTGWGFVKDLAARTGTTPAIARWDTGAVLAVVARLAGPDLLARILNRLPDGYALLFGQAQLRRPEPAAA; encoded by the coding sequence ATGTACGACCAGCCTCGCCCGAACCAGGCGCCGCCCGCCATGACGTTCGACCGGATGCTGGAGCGCGTGCGCTACGAAGGCGCCTACCCCACCGCCGAACGCGCCGAGGAAGCCGTCCGCGCCGTCCTGGCCGCCCTCGGCCGGCAGGTCACCGGAGACGAACGCGTCGACCTCGCCCAGGCCCTGCCCGTCGAGGCCGCCCTCGCCCTGACCGCCCAGATCCCCGGCGTCGAACAGCTCACCGGCTGGGGCTTCGTCAAGGACCTGGCCGCCCGCACCGGCACCACCCCCGCCATCGCCCGCTGGGACACCGGAGCCGTCCTCGCCGTCGTCGCCCGCCTCGCCGGACCCGACCTCCTCGCCCGGATCCTGAACCGGCTCCCCGACGGCTACGCCCTCCTCTTCGGGCAGGCACAGCTGCGCCGGCCCGAGCCCGCCGCCGCCTGA